The proteins below come from a single Molothrus ater isolate BHLD 08-10-18 breed brown headed cowbird chromosome 3, BPBGC_Mater_1.1, whole genome shotgun sequence genomic window:
- the PRR18 gene encoding proline-rich protein 18 — MGLQPRRAAGPCPPAGRSAALPGGRSAPPWARSDEPEGTPGRPATLPPLLPAILPTPSASPAAARAQPKKPPAAASAPKKAAPRPAEEKVARKARGAPPERPGPLSSSWPCSSLQRPPPRRPPAERAARPQPTPPQPRGRPGAPGAGSRSCESLGGAPGEAAGRFSLSLPPEAIRVLQRRSLERQRGQPAPSPAGRAAPARRGDLRALLKVSLLNDRHRYDDEEYEEEEAGAAADEGLVRKCTEWLRGVESAAGRDHPERLETLPHLGTL; from the coding sequence atggggctgcagccccggcGCGCCGCGGGGCCCTGCCCGCCCGCGGGAAGGAGCGCTGCCCTGCCCGGAGGGCGCTCCGCTCCCCCCTGGGCCCGCAGCGACGAGCCGGAGGGAACTCCCGGGCGCCCCGCCACGCTGCCGCCCCTGCTGCCGGCCATCCTGCCGACCCCCTCCGCTTCCCCCGCTGCCGCCCGGGCGCAGCCCAAGAAGCCGCCGGCGGCCGCCTCGGCCCCCAAGAAAGCAGCGCCTCGGCCCGCAGAGGAAAAGGTGGCGAGGAAGGCGCGGGGGGCGCCCCCGGAGCGGCCGGgccccctctccagctcctggccctgctcgTCCCTGCAGCGGCCGCCTCCGCGGAGACCGCCGGCCGAGCGGGCGGCGCGGCCCCAGCCCACCCCGCCGCAGCCGCGGGGCCGCCCGGGGGCGCCGGGGGCGGGCAGCCGCTCCTGCGAGAGCCTCGGCGGGGCGCCGGGCGAGGCGGCGGGGCGCTTCTCGCTGAGCCTGCCGCCGGAGGCCATCCGGGTGCTGCAGCGCCGCAGCCTGGAGCGGCAGCGGGGGCAGCCCGCACCCTCTCCCGCCGGCAgagccgccccggcccggcgcggAGACCTGCGCGCTCTGCTGAAGGTTTCGCTGCTCAACGACCGGCACCGCTACGACGACGAGGAGtacgaggaggaggaggcgggggCCGCGGCGGACGAGGGGCTGGTGCGGAAATGCACCGAGTGGCTGCGCGGCGTGGAGAGCGCGGCCGGGCGCGACCACCCCGAGCGGCTGGAGACGCTGCCGCACCTGGGCACCCTCTGA